The following coding sequences lie in one Pseudoxanthomonas sp. SE1 genomic window:
- a CDS encoding DUF305 domain-containing protein, translating to MSSSHGKHESTHTQHSEQHASHGSSGQTHQGHYGRLLLMMALSFLAMYALMYAMVDQWANVYNNVNQFYMAGLMAAPMLLIELWLMSSMYPDRRRNLILAGVTVAFMLFCWWGIRTQAAVTDKQFIRSMIPHHAGAILMCEENRLKDPELVKLCQDIITSQTQEIAQMKQLLAERSR from the coding sequence ATGTCTTCTTCGCACGGTAAGCACGAAAGCACGCACACGCAGCATTCAGAGCAACACGCCTCGCACGGAAGTTCCGGTCAGACGCATCAGGGCCACTACGGTCGCCTGCTGCTGATGATGGCCTTGTCGTTCCTGGCCATGTACGCCCTGATGTATGCCATGGTCGATCAGTGGGCCAACGTCTATAACAACGTCAACCAGTTCTACATGGCGGGCCTGATGGCCGCGCCGATGCTGTTGATCGAGCTTTGGCTCATGTCCAGCATGTACCCCGATCGTCGGCGTAATCTGATCCTGGCCGGCGTGACCGTGGCGTTCATGCTGTTCTGCTGGTGGGGAATTCGCACGCAGGCAGCGGTCACTGACAAGCAGTTCATCCGTTCGATGATTCCCCACCACGCTGGCGCCATCCTGATGTGCGAGGAGAATCGCCTGAAGGACCCTGAGTTGGTGAAGCTCTGCCAAGACATCATCACCTCGCAGACACAGGAGATCGCGCAGATGAAGCAACTGTTGGCTGAGCGCTCCCGCTAG
- a CDS encoding cytochrome c: protein MKSNKKMWVWLGAGVALVAVVATAAVSLGVYNVAADDPHSRPVYALLETARERSIEVRAAKLQVPTNLDDPERIRQGAGNYNAMCVTCHLSPDAAATEMSKGLYPAPPNLSKHPVGPAEAFWVIKHGIKASGMPAWGGSMDDEFIWNMSAFLQKLPKLDKAGYQALVASSDGHSHGGGETGGHSHGEEAGADHHGGGDSEEMGDGHGHGQGHEAGGMGMDMSKPKEGTTHVHADGKTHVHAAEPAKQPAQAKSEGEHDQHGSMPAKPAEPAPKADDGHDHQH from the coding sequence ATGAAATCCAACAAGAAGATGTGGGTATGGCTCGGCGCCGGCGTGGCATTGGTTGCGGTGGTCGCAACCGCCGCGGTCTCTCTGGGCGTGTACAACGTGGCCGCTGATGATCCGCATAGTCGCCCGGTGTATGCGCTACTTGAAACGGCGCGTGAGCGTTCCATTGAGGTGCGCGCCGCCAAGCTTCAGGTACCCACGAACCTGGATGATCCTGAGCGTATCCGCCAGGGTGCGGGCAACTACAACGCTATGTGTGTGACCTGTCATCTTTCGCCAGATGCGGCGGCCACCGAGATGAGCAAGGGTCTGTACCCCGCGCCACCAAACCTAAGCAAGCACCCGGTGGGTCCAGCTGAGGCGTTCTGGGTGATCAAGCACGGCATCAAGGCCAGCGGCATGCCTGCGTGGGGCGGCAGCATGGACGATGAGTTCATCTGGAACATGTCGGCCTTCCTGCAGAAGCTGCCCAAGCTGGACAAGGCCGGCTACCAGGCGTTGGTGGCCAGCAGTGATGGCCATTCACACGGTGGCGGTGAGACCGGCGGGCACTCGCATGGCGAGGAAGCGGGTGCAGATCACCATGGCGGCGGTGATAGCGAAGAGATGGGTGATGGCCATGGCCATGGCCAGGGGCATGAAGCAGGTGGCATGGGCATGGACATGAGCAAGCCTAAGGAAGGCACCACGCATGTGCATGCCGACGGCAAGACGCACGTGCATGCGGCCGAGCCGGCAAAGCAACCTGCGCAGGCCAAGTCCGAGGGCGAGCACGATCAGCACGGCTCCATGCCAGCCAAACCAGCCGAGCCAGCTCCCAAGGCCGATGACGGCCACGATCACCAGCATTGA
- a CDS encoding copper resistance protein B, giving the protein MNINRRNTTLTALTLAISLALANAASAQSMQHGSMPMEQGAQTQAQDHSAHQAPTSKPAPAPKPTTPAKTSEATIDHAAMGHAAPPAQAAEPAMQGMDHSQMGHSSPASTPAAPKAQTQPMQGMDHSQMAQPAASDASSTSTPAMQGMDHSQMGHGSPASATPEAGMQSMEGMDHSQMGHGPVAPTQPRTPIPAVTEADRQAAIAPAHAHPVHDNSIKSYVLLNRLEAWDADPGTGLGWEGQGWIGTDLNRVWFRSEGERTDGQTESADLEVLYGRSISTWWDVVAGVRHDFKPGASQNFAAIGVQGLAPMKFEVSATAYLGEGGQTAANVEAEYELLLTNRLILQPLVEVTAYGKNDPLRGIGSGLSTAEAGLRLRYEFTRKFAPYIGVVYERAFGNTADMRREHGESFEDTRLVIGLRTWF; this is encoded by the coding sequence ATGAACATCAATAGACGCAATACCACCCTGACTGCGCTGACCCTGGCTATCTCGCTGGCCCTGGCCAATGCGGCCAGCGCCCAATCCATGCAGCACGGCTCCATGCCGATGGAGCAGGGCGCGCAGACCCAGGCTCAGGATCACTCTGCACATCAGGCGCCGACATCAAAGCCTGCGCCAGCCCCCAAACCTACAACACCGGCCAAGACCAGCGAAGCGACTATCGATCATGCGGCGATGGGCCATGCCGCGCCGCCGGCTCAAGCAGCCGAGCCTGCCATGCAGGGCATGGACCACTCGCAGATGGGGCACAGCTCGCCCGCGAGTACACCTGCAGCGCCCAAAGCGCAGACGCAGCCGATGCAGGGCATGGATCACAGTCAGATGGCACAGCCCGCTGCGTCCGACGCCTCCAGCACGTCCACGCCTGCGATGCAGGGGATGGACCATTCGCAGATGGGCCACGGTTCGCCCGCATCCGCTACGCCAGAAGCTGGCATGCAATCGATGGAGGGCATGGACCACAGTCAGATGGGACATGGGCCTGTCGCACCAACGCAGCCGCGCACCCCGATTCCTGCGGTGACCGAGGCTGATCGTCAGGCGGCCATCGCGCCCGCACACGCGCATCCGGTGCATGACAATTCGATCAAGAGCTACGTACTGCTCAATCGCCTGGAAGCCTGGGATGCCGATCCGGGCACCGGGCTGGGTTGGGAGGGTCAGGGTTGGATCGGTACGGACCTCAATCGCGTCTGGTTCCGCAGTGAAGGCGAACGCACAGATGGTCAGACCGAGTCGGCTGATCTGGAAGTGCTCTACGGCCGCAGTATCTCCACGTGGTGGGATGTGGTGGCCGGTGTGCGCCATGACTTCAAGCCGGGGGCTTCGCAGAACTTCGCCGCTATTGGCGTACAGGGCTTGGCACCGATGAAGTTCGAAGTATCCGCCACAGCCTATCTCGGCGAAGGCGGCCAGACTGCTGCCAATGTCGAGGCCGAGTACGAACTGCTGCTGACCAATCGGCTGATCCTGCAGCCGCTGGTGGAGGTCACGGCGTATGGCAAGAACGATCCATTGCGCGGAATAGGTTCGGGTCTGAGTACCGCTGAGGCGGGCCTGCGACTTCGTTATGAGTTCACCCGAAAGTTCGCTCCCTACATCGGCGTGGTGTACGAGCGTGCGTTTGGCAATACCGCAGACATGCGACGCGAGCATGGCGAGTCTTTTGAAGACACGCGCTTGGTCATCGGCCTTCGTACCTGGTTCTAA
- a CDS encoding heavy metal translocating P-type ATPase produces MQVSAARTPYHALHGGTKYHFCSAKCRERFITSPVRYTDDAPQQVEVTAPAAVAQPSGTHATVYTCPMHPQIRQPGPGTCPICGMALEPEMPSLEEDDNPELRDFTRRFCWTLPLTLIVLVLAMLGHRLPGSSTQARTWIELVLSAPVVLWAGWPFFERCLQSIGNRSPNMWTLIGIGVAAAFGYSVVATVAPGLFPDSFREHGRVGVYFEAAAVIVSLTLLGQLLELRARSKTSAAIKSLLGLAPKTARRVKPDGGEEDVALDHVHVGDLLRVRPGEKVPVDGEVIEGRTSVDESMLTGEPIPVEKAVGDHVIGATLNGTGALVIRADKVGSGTVLAQIVQLVAQAQRSRAPMQRMADKVAYWFVLAVLATAVLTFFGWGLFGPEPSWTFAVLNAVSVLIIACPCALGLATPMSIMVATGRAAQVGVLFRDAQAIEQLRLIDTLIVDKTGTLTEGRPAFRDTLSYAGFDADQILSLAGSLEQGSEHPLAEAIVAEAQRRGLNLVAAQDFDSLTGQGVRGRVSDQDVVLGNQSLMASVGADVAPLQSSAERLRKEGASVMFLAVNGRLAGAIAVADPIKVTTLPALNLLRADGLHVVMASGDAQATAEAVGRTLGIEDVRGGVKPQDKAELVQQLKAQGRRVAMAGDGINDAPALAAADVGIAMGTGTDVAMSSAQLTLVKGDLRRIVQARAISSSTVANMKQNLGFAFVYNAIGVPIAAGLLYPSFGLLLSPMMAALAMSLSSVSVVTNALRLSGSTVVATSPPDRADEPARGHSCH; encoded by the coding sequence ATGCAGGTCTCTGCGGCTAGAACGCCGTACCACGCCCTGCATGGCGGAACGAAGTATCACTTCTGCTCAGCCAAATGCCGAGAGCGGTTCATCACCAGTCCCGTCCGCTATACGGACGATGCTCCCCAGCAAGTTGAAGTGACCGCCCCAGCAGCGGTGGCCCAACCCAGCGGTACCCACGCCACGGTCTACACCTGCCCGATGCATCCGCAGATTCGTCAGCCAGGTCCCGGCACCTGTCCGATCTGTGGCATGGCGCTGGAGCCGGAGATGCCCTCGCTGGAGGAGGACGACAATCCGGAGTTACGCGATTTCACCCGAAGGTTCTGCTGGACATTGCCCTTGACCTTGATCGTCCTGGTCTTGGCCATGCTGGGACACCGTCTGCCCGGCTCGTCCACGCAGGCGCGCACCTGGATTGAGCTCGTGCTGAGCGCTCCAGTGGTGCTCTGGGCGGGGTGGCCATTCTTTGAGCGCTGCCTACAGTCCATCGGCAATCGCAGCCCCAACATGTGGACGCTGATCGGCATCGGCGTGGCCGCCGCGTTTGGCTACAGCGTGGTGGCCACCGTTGCACCGGGCCTGTTTCCGGACTCTTTCCGCGAGCATGGACGGGTAGGGGTCTACTTCGAGGCGGCAGCGGTCATCGTCTCGCTCACCCTGCTCGGACAGCTGCTGGAACTGCGGGCGCGTTCCAAAACCTCGGCGGCCATCAAGTCCCTGCTGGGATTGGCGCCCAAGACGGCTCGCCGCGTCAAACCCGATGGGGGCGAAGAGGACGTTGCGCTGGATCACGTGCACGTGGGTGACCTGCTTCGCGTACGACCGGGCGAGAAGGTGCCGGTCGATGGGGAGGTCATCGAAGGCCGCACCAGTGTCGATGAGTCGATGCTGACCGGTGAACCCATTCCGGTGGAGAAGGCTGTCGGTGATCACGTTATAGGCGCCACGCTCAACGGGACGGGCGCCTTGGTCATCCGGGCGGACAAAGTCGGATCCGGGACGGTACTGGCGCAGATTGTGCAGTTGGTAGCCCAAGCCCAGCGCTCCCGCGCGCCGATGCAGCGTATGGCGGACAAGGTGGCGTACTGGTTTGTCCTGGCCGTGCTGGCCACGGCGGTGCTCACGTTCTTCGGATGGGGTCTGTTTGGACCCGAACCGTCCTGGACTTTTGCCGTCCTCAATGCCGTATCGGTTCTGATCATTGCGTGCCCGTGTGCCCTAGGTTTGGCTACCCCCATGTCGATCATGGTCGCCACTGGCCGCGCTGCGCAGGTCGGGGTCCTGTTCCGCGATGCTCAGGCGATCGAGCAGCTACGTCTGATCGACACGTTGATCGTGGACAAGACCGGTACGTTGACCGAGGGCCGTCCAGCCTTTCGCGACACGCTCTCCTACGCCGGTTTCGATGCCGATCAGATCCTCAGCTTGGCTGGCAGCTTGGAGCAGGGCAGTGAGCATCCCTTGGCCGAGGCCATCGTGGCGGAAGCCCAGCGACGTGGCTTGAACCTGGTGGCCGCCCAAGATTTTGATTCGCTCACCGGTCAAGGCGTTCGCGGGCGCGTGTCCGATCAGGATGTGGTGCTTGGCAACCAAAGCTTGATGGCATCGGTAGGGGCTGATGTTGCGCCCTTGCAGAGCAGCGCCGAGCGTCTGCGCAAGGAAGGCGCCAGCGTGATGTTCCTGGCGGTCAATGGACGATTGGCCGGCGCCATTGCGGTAGCAGATCCCATCAAAGTCACGACTTTGCCTGCCTTGAACCTGCTACGTGCCGATGGCCTGCACGTGGTGATGGCCTCCGGTGACGCACAGGCGACGGCCGAGGCCGTGGGGCGCACGCTGGGCATCGAGGATGTGCGTGGCGGCGTCAAGCCGCAGGACAAGGCCGAACTGGTCCAGCAACTCAAGGCCCAGGGTCGTCGTGTGGCCATGGCTGGCGACGGCATCAACGATGCGCCGGCCCTGGCGGCAGCCGATGTGGGCATCGCGATGGGGACGGGCACGGATGTGGCCATGTCCAGCGCCCAGCTCACCCTGGTCAAGGGTGATCTGAGGCGCATCGTGCAAGCCCGTGCCATCTCGTCTTCGACGGTGGCCAACATGAAGCAGAACCTGGGCTTCGCCTTCGTCTACAACGCCATCGGCGTGCCTATCGCCGCCGGCCTGCTGTATCCCAGCTTCGGCCTTTTGCTCAGTCCGATGATGGCGGCCCTGGCCATGAGCCTGAGCTCGGTTTCGGTGGTCACCAATGCCTTGCGTTTGTCCGGCTCCACCGTTGTTGCCACCTCCCCCCCTGACCGCGCCGATGAGCCTGCGCGCGGCCATTCCTGTCACTGA
- the copL gene encoding transcriptional regulator CopL, whose translation MSPVSASSLLLRLILIAMLVLNGAWSAFASVSMNPVMEEQASEVAAAVQVDEDCVAHHSAEHHPDATSIEKAGTGHGDHAGPDCCKSSACRCACVHACASALPARLHVSVQLALGLDVMPLPLGHPAPALPHLIRPPIG comes from the coding sequence ATGTCACCCGTGTCAGCCTCCTCACTTCTACTGCGACTGATCCTGATCGCCATGCTCGTGCTTAACGGGGCGTGGTCGGCGTTTGCGTCGGTCAGTATGAATCCGGTGATGGAAGAGCAGGCCAGCGAAGTCGCTGCCGCGGTGCAAGTCGACGAAGACTGCGTCGCCCATCACAGTGCTGAGCATCATCCCGATGCCACATCGATTGAAAAGGCTGGCACTGGGCACGGCGATCATGCCGGCCCCGACTGTTGCAAGTCGTCTGCGTGCCGGTGCGCCTGCGTGCACGCGTGCGCGAGCGCATTGCCTGCGCGCCTGCATGTTTCGGTACAACTGGCCTTGGGCCTGGATGTCATGCCGCTGCCCTTGGGGCATCCGGCGCCTGCCTTGCCTCATCTGATCCGACCACCGATCGGCTAA
- a CDS encoding DUF411 domain-containing protein: MNTSRSCLFLLATALSLTACARPESAVNSEAASDAQSPTSAAAQQVTQPQRPLPLVKVHKSATCGCCQLWVEHLEKAGFTVEVHNSEDLNPIKARLGVPYGRGSCHTAEIDGYIVEGHVPVQDILRLLRERPVGRGLVLPGMPAGSPGMEMPDGRVQPYTVEFVLPDGTTQPYVLHGQRS; this comes from the coding sequence ATGAACACTTCACGCAGCTGTCTCTTTCTGCTGGCCACGGCCTTGTCGCTGACCGCATGCGCGCGCCCCGAATCGGCTGTCAATTCAGAGGCGGCATCGGACGCCCAATCTCCGACATCGGCGGCTGCGCAGCAGGTCACTCAACCGCAGCGTCCGTTGCCGTTGGTCAAAGTACATAAGAGTGCGACCTGCGGTTGCTGCCAACTGTGGGTGGAGCATCTGGAGAAAGCAGGTTTTACGGTTGAGGTGCACAACAGCGAAGACCTCAACCCGATCAAGGCGCGCTTGGGCGTTCCCTATGGACGCGGCTCGTGCCATACCGCCGAGATCGATGGCTACATCGTCGAAGGTCATGTGCCGGTGCAGGACATCCTGCGCCTGCTTCGTGAGCGCCCGGTAGGCCGTGGATTAGTGCTACCGGGGATGCCCGCCGGTTCTCCTGGTATGGAGATGCCCGACGGACGTGTTCAACCCTATACGGTGGAATTTGTACTGCCCGACGGCACCACGCAGCCTTACGTCCTGCACGGTCAACGCAGCTGA
- a CDS encoding copper resistance system multicopper oxidase, with the protein MSHDDFRGPHGGPLLPSRRRFVQGLALGGAVAGLGFWPKASWALKGPGQANVLSGTEFDLTIGETPMNFTGKTRTAITVNGSVPAPLLRWREGTTVNLRVSNALPANSLHGTDTSIHWHGIILPANMDGVPGLSFDGIGRGETYHYRFTLHQGGTYWYHSHSGFQEQAGLYGPIVIDPLEPEPFSFDRDYVVMLSDWTDLDPTALFDRLKKMPGHDNYYKRTVGDFARDVKRNGLSATLEDRKMWGVMRMTPTDLSDVNANTYTYLMNGTTSLGNWTGLFRSGEKVRLRFINGSAMTYFDVRIPGLKMTVVAADGLYVHPVSVDEFRIAVAETFDVIVEPSGQDAFTIFAQDSGRTGYVSGTLAVREGLRAPLPSVDPRPLLTMADMGMDHGSMDMSGGSKGMEGGCGAAMGMPGMTPPASGNEASAHAGHAMPAAGDGAMAGMQHGGMQSHPASETNNPLLDNQAMSVTSRLDDPGNGLRDNGRHVLTYSMLKSTFEDPDGRDPGREIELHLTGHMEKFSWGFNGQKFSDVEPLRLNYGERMRIVLVNDTMMTHPIHLHGMWSDVEDDSGNFMVRKHTVDMPPGSRRTYRVRADALGSWAFHCHLLYHMEAGMMRTVRVDE; encoded by the coding sequence ATGTCGCATGATGATTTTCGTGGTCCACATGGTGGACCGCTGCTGCCTTCGCGGCGGCGATTTGTCCAAGGCTTGGCCTTGGGAGGCGCAGTCGCAGGATTGGGGTTCTGGCCCAAAGCCAGTTGGGCGCTCAAGGGCCCCGGACAAGCCAACGTATTGTCGGGCACCGAGTTTGACCTGACCATCGGCGAGACGCCGATGAACTTCACCGGCAAGACCCGCACCGCGATCACGGTCAACGGGTCCGTTCCGGCGCCGTTGCTGCGGTGGCGGGAAGGCACCACGGTCAACCTGCGTGTCTCCAATGCATTGCCGGCCAACTCCCTCCATGGCACGGATACTTCCATCCATTGGCACGGCATCATTCTGCCGGCCAACATGGACGGCGTGCCGGGCCTGAGCTTTGACGGCATCGGACGTGGTGAGACCTACCACTATAGGTTCACCCTGCATCAGGGCGGAACCTACTGGTACCACAGCCACTCAGGTTTCCAGGAACAAGCTGGGCTTTATGGACCGATCGTGATCGATCCACTGGAGCCAGAGCCTTTCAGCTTCGATCGCGACTACGTCGTGATGCTGAGCGATTGGACAGACCTGGACCCGACGGCCCTGTTCGATCGTTTGAAGAAGATGCCGGGCCATGACAACTACTACAAGCGCACGGTCGGCGATTTCGCGCGCGATGTGAAGCGCAATGGTCTGTCGGCCACGTTGGAAGATCGCAAGATGTGGGGCGTGATGCGAATGACGCCCACGGATCTGTCCGACGTCAACGCCAACACCTACACCTACCTGATGAACGGCACGACCTCTCTGGGCAACTGGACCGGGTTGTTCCGCAGTGGCGAGAAGGTGCGTCTGCGTTTCATCAATGGCTCTGCCATGACGTACTTCGATGTGCGTATTCCGGGGTTGAAGATGACCGTGGTCGCGGCGGATGGCTTGTACGTCCATCCGGTTTCGGTCGACGAGTTCCGCATTGCAGTAGCAGAAACCTTCGATGTGATCGTGGAGCCCTCCGGGCAGGACGCATTCACCATCTTTGCCCAGGACTCCGGTCGCACCGGCTACGTCAGCGGCACGCTCGCCGTGCGCGAAGGACTACGCGCGCCTCTTCCGTCTGTGGATCCCCGGCCGCTGCTGACGATGGCAGACATGGGCATGGATCATGGATCGATGGATATGTCTGGCGGCAGCAAGGGCATGGAAGGCGGCTGTGGTGCAGCCATGGGCATGCCCGGCATGACCCCACCTGCCAGCGGCAATGAGGCCTCGGCCCATGCGGGTCACGCGATGCCCGCCGCCGGCGATGGTGCCATGGCCGGCATGCAGCATGGGGGCATGCAATCACACCCTGCCAGCGAGACCAACAATCCGCTGTTGGACAACCAAGCCATGAGCGTGACTTCGCGCTTGGACGATCCGGGCAATGGCCTGCGCGATAACGGCCGTCATGTACTGACGTATTCCATGCTCAAGAGCACCTTTGAAGACCCTGACGGACGCGACCCCGGTCGCGAGATCGAGCTGCATCTGACCGGACACATGGAGAAATTCTCCTGGGGTTTCAATGGTCAGAAGTTTTCCGATGTCGAGCCGCTACGGCTGAACTACGGCGAGCGCATGCGCATCGTATTGGTCAACGACACGATGATGACCCACCCGATCCATTTGCACGGCATGTGGAGCGATGTGGAAGACGATAGCGGCAACTTCATGGTGCGCAAGCACACGGTGGACATGCCGCCAGGCAGCCGACGTACGTATCGCGTGCGTGCCGATGCGTTGGGCAGCTGGGCGTTCCATTGCCACCTGCTCTATCACATGGAAGCCGGAATGATGCGCACGGTGAGGGTCGACGAATGA
- a CDS encoding DNA-binding protein encodes MARAGLYKGDVQKARDALLAQGKKPSVDAVRVALGNTGSKTTIHRYLRELEEEEGGGPSRAVAVSEALQDLVARLAARLQEEAEAILTRERERHGAELQRQQQALSTAQQEAAALGSQLQRTETSLTQEQAAHALLQQNLRDKVAEIAQLNERIAGMTVRLADYEAHTRSLEDKHAHAREALEHYRASTKEQREQELRRHEHQIQELQVALRQANEALGAKNQELLVLNRDNGQWLERHGRIERELVQLRQVHEGQHSEIVALRQTATDHMALQERWKTDVKALDALRSELAQVQDTLAQERERRQSAEADALRANARLEALEPLLNQLTPAQNTVKRTRRSSTQGGGAD; translated from the coding sequence ATGGCGCGCGCAGGACTCTACAAAGGGGATGTCCAGAAAGCGCGTGACGCGCTGCTGGCCCAAGGCAAGAAGCCTTCCGTGGACGCGGTTCGGGTGGCTCTGGGCAACACGGGCTCCAAGACCACGATCCATCGCTACTTGCGTGAACTGGAAGAGGAGGAGGGCGGCGGTCCGTCACGTGCGGTGGCCGTGAGTGAGGCCTTGCAAGACTTGGTCGCGCGCCTGGCTGCGCGACTTCAAGAGGAGGCAGAAGCGATCCTCACCAGGGAGCGAGAACGCCATGGGGCCGAACTCCAGCGTCAGCAACAAGCGCTTTCCACCGCCCAACAGGAAGCCGCTGCCCTGGGCAGTCAGCTGCAGCGCACTGAGACCAGCTTGACGCAAGAGCAAGCCGCTCACGCCCTACTTCAGCAGAATCTGCGCGACAAGGTCGCGGAAATCGCCCAGTTGAATGAGCGCATCGCCGGCATGACGGTGCGGCTGGCTGATTACGAGGCGCATACGCGTTCTCTGGAGGACAAGCATGCCCACGCCCGGGAAGCGCTCGAGCACTACCGCGCTTCAACCAAAGAGCAGCGCGAGCAAGAGCTTCGCCGTCACGAGCATCAGATCCAAGAGCTGCAAGTAGCCTTACGTCAGGCCAATGAAGCCTTGGGCGCGAAGAATCAGGAGCTGTTGGTGCTTAACCGCGACAATGGCCAATGGCTGGAGCGCCATGGGCGGATTGAGCGTGAGCTTGTCCAGTTGAGGCAGGTCCACGAAGGCCAACACAGCGAGATCGTGGCGTTGCGCCAGACCGCAACGGACCACATGGCACTGCAGGAGCGCTGGAAGACTGACGTCAAGGCCTTGGATGCCCTGCGCAGCGAGCTAGCTCAAGTCCAAGACACCCTTGCGCAGGAGCGTGAGCGCCGCCAGAGCGCTGAAGCCGATGCGTTGCGTGCCAACGCGCGTCTTGAAGCGCTGGAGCCCCTGCTGAATCAACTGACGCCGGCACAAAATACGGTGAAGAGAACCCGGCGCAGCAGTACGCAGGGTGGGGGAGCGGACTAA
- the hutG gene encoding formimidoylglutamase codes for MNLAWHGRVDLPATADTQRWHQRVVLDPQPGAPGIALLGFASDEGIRRNSGRLGAAQGPGALRNALANLPVLHCAPLYDAGDITCADQALELAQAHYSHRAQQLLDQGNWVIGLGGGHEIGYASYAALRGHLGASNARIGIFNFDAHFDLREQGSASSGTPFLQALEHARSSGSPLQYHCIGVSRSGNTPRLFATAEREGAHYLTDDVLCTWNWLAQAEVLRAWCEAVDVIYLTLCLDVLPQAVAPGVSAPNPRGVSLEVLEALLDLVMASGKVRVVDVAELCPPLDPDQATARVAARLIHRMVSAHAQWGDTGWQKAVS; via the coding sequence GTGAATCTGGCGTGGCACGGACGCGTGGACCTGCCGGCCACCGCCGATACGCAACGCTGGCACCAAAGGGTGGTCTTGGACCCGCAGCCTGGGGCGCCCGGCATTGCTCTGCTGGGATTTGCCAGCGATGAAGGGATTCGTCGTAACAGCGGCCGACTGGGCGCCGCACAAGGACCCGGTGCACTTCGCAACGCCTTGGCCAACCTGCCCGTGCTCCACTGTGCTCCGCTCTACGATGCGGGCGACATCACCTGCGCGGATCAGGCATTGGAGTTGGCGCAGGCCCACTACTCCCATCGAGCGCAGCAACTGCTGGATCAGGGAAATTGGGTGATTGGTCTGGGCGGCGGGCACGAGATCGGCTATGCCAGCTACGCCGCACTGCGGGGTCACCTGGGCGCATCCAACGCTCGCATCGGCATCTTCAACTTCGATGCACACTTTGATCTGCGTGAGCAAGGCAGTGCGAGCTCGGGCACGCCCTTCCTGCAGGCACTGGAGCATGCCCGCAGCAGTGGCTCCCCGCTGCAGTATCACTGCATTGGTGTAAGTCGATCCGGCAACACACCGCGTCTATTCGCCACGGCCGAGCGCGAAGGCGCCCATTACCTCACCGATGACGTGCTGTGCACCTGGAACTGGCTGGCACAGGCTGAGGTGCTGCGTGCGTGGTGTGAGGCGGTTGACGTGATCTACCTGACGCTGTGCCTGGACGTGCTGCCGCAGGCTGTGGCCCCGGGCGTGAGTGCCCCCAACCCACGCGGAGTGAGTCTGGAGGTCCTGGAAGCCCTGCTGGATCTGGTCATGGCCTCGGGCAAGGTACGTGTGGTCGACGTGGCGGAACTGTGTCCGCCCTTGGATCCGGATCAGGCCACCGCACGTGTGGCCGCGCGTTTGATCCACCGCATGGTCAGTGCGCACGCTCAATGGGGTGATACCGGCTGGCAAAAGGCAGTGAGCTAG
- a CDS encoding helix-turn-helix transcriptional regulator — MGSPWGARVTLSVDSTPTFARRLKQARLHTGLSQKELGIRAGLDPHVASPRINQYERGKHEPKLETAERLAQALGIPAALLYTDDDLLAKLLLRWGSLSKQQKRELVKLIESTSEK; from the coding sequence ATGGGGTCTCCATGGGGTGCGCGCGTGACTTTGTCAGTCGACTCAACACCGACCTTCGCTCGACGCCTCAAACAAGCCCGCCTGCACACGGGCTTGTCGCAGAAGGAGTTGGGCATCCGGGCCGGTCTGGATCCTCACGTGGCCAGCCCCCGAATCAACCAGTACGAGCGTGGCAAGCACGAGCCGAAGCTGGAGACCGCTGAGCGGTTGGCTCAAGCGTTGGGGATCCCCGCCGCGTTGCTGTACACCGATGATGATCTGCTGGCGAAGTTGCTCCTACGCTGGGGCTCGCTCAGCAAGCAGCAGAAGCGCGAGCTGGTGAAGCTGATCGAGAGCACATCCGAGAAGTAG